Proteins found in one Arthrobacter sp. U41 genomic segment:
- the sufD gene encoding Fe-S cluster assembly protein SufD, producing MTDITTEKARIGAPSAQPFINGFTEEGESLSPVNAAASKAPLAGEAVKRHSHGGGVGIPDSSRAGRLTSYKLADFKPLTGMEEDWRFTPLKRLRGLHTDVLNGAAPSVSVTAPDSVTVQTVGREDRRIGSAAIPEDRVSANAWENFTEATVITVPAEVQVDGEVSVLLTGQGTGASALHVVIVAEKFSKAVVVLDHQGTAVVSENIEILVEDGAQLTVISLQEWNDDAVHASSQQAKLGRDAKFKHIVVSLGGDLVRVTPSARFTAPGAEVELFGLYFADAGQHLEQRLFVDHAVANCKSNVLYKGALQGRNAHTVWVGDVLIRKEAEGTDTYEANRNLVLTDGARADSVPNLEIETGLIAGAGHASATGRFDDQHLFYLMARGIPEEVARRLVVRGFLNEIIQQIKVPAIEERLTAAVERELAATNH from the coding sequence ATGACTGACATCACTACTGAAAAGGCCCGCATCGGCGCGCCCTCAGCCCAGCCGTTCATCAACGGCTTCACCGAGGAAGGCGAAAGCCTCTCACCGGTCAACGCGGCTGCGTCCAAGGCCCCGCTGGCCGGCGAGGCCGTCAAGCGGCACTCGCACGGCGGCGGCGTCGGCATCCCGGACAGCTCACGCGCCGGGCGCCTGACGTCCTACAAACTGGCGGACTTCAAGCCGCTGACCGGCATGGAGGAGGACTGGCGGTTCACGCCGCTCAAGCGCCTCCGCGGCCTGCACACCGATGTCCTCAACGGCGCCGCCCCGTCCGTGAGCGTCACCGCTCCGGACAGCGTCACCGTGCAGACCGTCGGCCGTGAGGACCGCCGGATCGGTTCGGCCGCAATCCCCGAGGACCGCGTCTCCGCGAACGCCTGGGAGAACTTCACCGAGGCAACCGTCATCACGGTCCCCGCCGAGGTCCAGGTTGACGGTGAGGTCAGCGTCCTGCTGACCGGCCAGGGCACCGGGGCCTCCGCGCTGCACGTTGTGATCGTCGCGGAAAAGTTCTCCAAGGCCGTTGTTGTCCTGGACCACCAGGGCACCGCCGTCGTGTCGGAAAACATCGAGATCCTCGTTGAGGACGGCGCGCAGCTGACCGTCATCTCGCTCCAGGAATGGAACGACGACGCCGTGCATGCCTCCTCCCAGCAGGCGAAGCTTGGCCGCGACGCCAAGTTCAAGCACATTGTCGTCAGCCTCGGCGGCGACCTCGTCCGCGTCACCCCGTCGGCGCGCTTCACCGCTCCGGGCGCCGAAGTGGAACTGTTCGGCCTGTACTTCGCCGACGCCGGCCAGCACCTCGAGCAGCGCCTGTTCGTCGACCACGCCGTCGCCAACTGCAAGTCCAACGTCCTGTACAAGGGCGCCCTGCAGGGCCGCAACGCGCACACCGTCTGGGTGGGTGACGTTCTGATCCGCAAGGAGGCAGAAGGCACCGACACCTATGAGGCCAACCGCAACCTGGTCCTCACCGACGGGGCCCGCGCGGACTCGGTGCCGAACCTGGAAATCGAGACCGGCCTGATCGCCGGCGCCGGCCATGCCAGCGCCACCGGCCGCTTCGACGACCAGCACCTGTTCTACCTGATGGCCCGCGGCATTCCGGAAGAAGTGGCCCGCCGACTGGTGGTCCGCGGATTCCTGAACGAGATCATCCAGCAGATCAAGGTTCCGGCCATCGAAGAGCGCCTCACGGCCGCTGTCGAGCGCGAACTCGCGGCAACGAACCACTAG
- a CDS encoding non-heme iron oxygenase ferredoxin subunit, with protein MTEQPKGELVCNASEIQPKQALRILIDDYPVAIVKDSMGEIHAIGDTCSHADISLSEGEVEGCKIECWGHGSQFDLRSGQPLQLPAYDPVPVFAVTVLDDEVYVDFTNVLNGAEAPTFS; from the coding sequence ATGACTGAACAGCCAAAGGGCGAGCTGGTCTGTAACGCCAGCGAGATCCAACCCAAGCAGGCACTGCGGATCCTGATCGACGACTACCCCGTCGCGATCGTGAAGGACTCGATGGGCGAAATCCACGCCATCGGCGACACCTGCTCCCACGCGGACATCTCCCTTTCCGAAGGAGAGGTTGAAGGCTGCAAGATCGAGTGCTGGGGCCACGGTTCCCAGTTCGACCTGCGCAGCGGCCAGCCGTTGCAGCTGCCCGCCTATGACCCTGTTCCCGTCTTTGCGGTGACCGTCCTGGATGACGAGGTCTACGTGGACTTCACCAACGTCCTGAACGGCGCCGAGGCTCCAACCTTCAGCTGA
- the sufC gene encoding Fe-S cluster assembly ATPase SufC — MSTLEIKDLHVSIDTEQGTKEILKGVSLTIRTGETHAIMGPNGSGKSTLASTIAGHPRYKVTSGTITLDGEDVLAMTVDERARAGLFLAMQYPVEVPGVSMTNFLRTAKTAIDGEAPKLRTWTKDVKAAMAQLRIDADFTQRNVNEGFSGGEKKRVEILQLELFKPKFAILDETDSGLDVDALKVVSEGVNRAHAEGKMGTLLITHYTRILRYIKPEFVHVFVDGQIAEEGGPELADRLEEEGYDRYATGAGAATIAAATAAAQA; from the coding sequence ATGTCTACTCTTGAGATCAAGGACCTGCACGTCAGCATTGACACCGAGCAGGGCACCAAGGAAATCCTGAAGGGCGTCAGCCTGACCATCAGGACCGGCGAGACCCACGCGATCATGGGCCCGAACGGTTCCGGCAAGTCCACCCTGGCGTCCACCATCGCCGGGCACCCCCGCTACAAGGTCACCTCCGGCACGATCACCTTGGACGGCGAGGACGTCCTCGCCATGACCGTCGACGAGCGCGCCCGCGCCGGCCTGTTCCTCGCCATGCAGTACCCGGTCGAGGTCCCCGGCGTCAGCATGACGAACTTCCTGCGGACCGCCAAGACGGCCATCGACGGCGAAGCACCCAAGCTGCGTACCTGGACCAAGGACGTCAAGGCCGCCATGGCCCAGCTGCGCATCGACGCCGACTTCACCCAGCGCAACGTCAACGAGGGCTTCTCCGGCGGCGAGAAGAAGCGCGTCGAGATCCTCCAGCTGGAGCTCTTCAAGCCCAAGTTCGCCATCCTGGACGAAACCGACTCGGGCCTGGACGTCGACGCACTCAAGGTTGTCTCCGAGGGCGTCAACCGCGCCCACGCCGAAGGCAAAATGGGCACCCTGCTCATCACGCACTACACCCGGATCCTGCGCTACATCAAGCCGGAATTCGTACATGTGTTCGTTGATGGCCAGATCGCCGAAGAGGGCGGCCCGGAGCTCGCCGACCGCCTTGAAGAAGAAGGCTACGACCGCTACGCCACCGGCGCCGGGGCAGCCACCATTGCTGCTGCTACCGCCGCAGCACAGGCCTAG
- a CDS encoding metal-sulfur cluster assembly factor — MTELNVARTSLEDVEEALKDVIDPELGVNIVDLGLLYGLKYSDDDGALLIDMTLTTAACPLTDVIEEQVGKSLDGVVDEWRLNWVWMPPWGPERITEDGRDQMRALGFNI; from the coding sequence ATGACCGAACTCAATGTGGCCCGCACGAGCCTCGAGGATGTCGAAGAGGCACTCAAGGATGTGATCGACCCCGAACTGGGCGTGAACATCGTTGACCTGGGACTGCTGTACGGACTGAAGTACTCCGACGACGACGGCGCCCTGCTGATCGACATGACGCTCACCACGGCCGCCTGCCCGCTCACCGATGTGATCGAGGAGCAGGTCGGCAAGTCCCTCGACGGGGTAGTCGACGAATGGCGCCTCAATTGGGTGTGGATGCCGCCGTGGGGTCCGGAACGGATCACCGAGGACGGCCGCGACCAGATGCGCGCGCTCGGCTTCAACATCTAG
- the ypfJ gene encoding KPN_02809 family neutral zinc metallopeptidase, translating into MSFNDNVQLDPSQVQDRRGMGRGVKVGGGIGGGIILLIAALLGINPSLLEGLGGTTQDPGVQSQTTDPACVSGADADARLDCRIVGTVNSLNAFWPAYLAQYDRQYPQPETVIFSGGTNTGCGAATSEVGPFYCPADTTAYFDPGFFQELVDRFGSSGGPLAQEYVVAHEFGHHVQNVLGNLDRAQQDPQGPESGAVRVELQADCYAGLWVRYATTQEDPKTGLPFLDPLKEQDLQDALSAASAVGDDRIQKAATGRVSPESWTHGSSEQRQKWFYQGYTTGDINQCDTFGVATP; encoded by the coding sequence ATGAGTTTCAATGACAATGTCCAACTGGACCCATCCCAGGTCCAGGACCGGCGCGGCATGGGCCGCGGCGTCAAAGTCGGCGGCGGGATCGGCGGCGGAATCATCCTGCTGATCGCGGCCCTCCTCGGCATCAACCCGAGCCTGCTCGAAGGCCTGGGCGGCACCACGCAGGACCCCGGCGTGCAGAGCCAGACCACGGACCCGGCCTGCGTCAGCGGCGCCGACGCGGACGCCCGGCTGGACTGCCGGATCGTCGGCACGGTGAACAGCCTGAACGCGTTCTGGCCGGCCTACCTGGCCCAGTACGACAGGCAATACCCGCAGCCGGAAACAGTGATCTTCTCGGGCGGCACGAACACCGGCTGCGGCGCCGCGACGTCCGAAGTGGGACCGTTCTACTGCCCCGCGGACACCACCGCGTACTTCGACCCGGGATTCTTCCAGGAACTCGTGGACCGCTTCGGATCGTCCGGTGGACCGCTGGCCCAGGAGTATGTGGTGGCCCACGAGTTCGGCCACCATGTCCAGAACGTCCTCGGGAACCTGGACCGGGCCCAGCAGGATCCCCAGGGCCCGGAATCGGGGGCCGTCCGGGTGGAACTCCAGGCTGACTGCTACGCCGGTCTCTGGGTCCGTTACGCCACCACCCAGGAGGATCCGAAGACCGGTCTGCCGTTCCTGGACCCGCTGAAGGAGCAGGATCTGCAGGATGCCCTCTCCGCTGCCTCGGCCGTGGGCGATGACCGGATACAGAAGGCCGCGACCGGCCGGGTTTCGCCCGAGTCCTGGACCCACGGTTCCAGCGAGCAGCGACAGAAGTGGTTCTACCAGGGCTACACGACCGGGGACATCAACCAGTGCGACACCTTCGGCGTCGCCACCCCGTAA
- a CDS encoding AMP-binding protein translates to MPFLNRLQRWAGDRPDGTAVVVAGQRLSWEELRDAAAALVPGSPAVTVLSEGNSLHFAVAFAAAVAGERQCAVLDPSWPQQLQDGIRDRIREAAPAGAPAATELADGPPGTPFLIGLTSGTTSVPKAFTRSRRSWRQSFDASVEFFGLVPEDRTLAPGPLAASLNLYALAECLHAGSEFHTLARFDVGDAHAAVSHDGITRLVLVPTMLRLLSERGLSGGVDASGVRSIICAGSKLDARTLEAARRWAPNATIFEYYGASELSFVSGAGLPPGQQPEPHGTGIGTPFPGVEIRILDDDGVQLPDGTDGNVCVRSGMVSDGYLWGDDGQALQSFGGWHTVGDQGYLDGPTLHMLGRRSDMIITAGTNVYPHEVELALASVPGVAAAVAAGVADDLRGQKVVAGIVPSHGGVTATQLRAGIEDVLARNKRPLEYFALTGLPLTDRGKLSRELLLDWIAGHDPRIRRLG, encoded by the coding sequence ATGCCTTTTCTCAACAGACTCCAGCGCTGGGCCGGTGACCGCCCCGACGGGACCGCCGTCGTCGTGGCCGGGCAGCGCCTGAGCTGGGAGGAACTGCGGGACGCGGCCGCCGCGCTGGTGCCCGGTTCGCCCGCCGTGACCGTGCTGTCTGAGGGGAATTCGCTGCACTTCGCCGTGGCGTTCGCAGCCGCCGTTGCCGGGGAGCGGCAGTGCGCCGTGCTGGACCCGTCGTGGCCCCAGCAGCTGCAGGACGGGATCCGGGACCGGATCCGGGAGGCAGCCCCGGCCGGCGCCCCGGCCGCCACGGAACTCGCCGACGGACCGCCCGGGACTCCGTTCCTGATCGGCCTGACATCCGGCACCACCTCCGTCCCCAAGGCGTTCACCCGCTCCCGCCGGTCGTGGCGGCAGTCCTTCGACGCGTCCGTCGAGTTCTTTGGCCTCGTGCCGGAAGACAGGACGCTGGCGCCCGGGCCCCTCGCGGCCAGCCTGAACCTCTATGCCCTGGCCGAATGCCTGCACGCCGGTTCGGAGTTCCACACCCTGGCCCGGTTCGATGTCGGCGACGCCCACGCCGCGGTCAGCCATGACGGGATCACCCGGCTGGTCCTCGTGCCCACGATGCTCCGGCTCCTCAGCGAACGGGGACTGAGCGGAGGCGTCGACGCCTCCGGCGTCCGCAGCATCATCTGCGCCGGCTCAAAACTGGACGCCCGGACCCTGGAAGCTGCTCGCCGCTGGGCACCCAACGCGACCATCTTCGAGTACTACGGCGCCTCGGAGCTCAGTTTCGTCTCGGGCGCGGGGCTCCCGCCCGGGCAGCAGCCGGAACCGCACGGAACCGGGATCGGGACGCCGTTTCCCGGCGTGGAGATCCGCATCCTCGACGACGACGGGGTCCAGCTGCCGGACGGCACCGACGGCAACGTCTGCGTCCGCAGCGGAATGGTCAGCGACGGCTACCTCTGGGGCGACGACGGCCAGGCCCTGCAAAGCTTCGGCGGCTGGCACACGGTGGGGGACCAGGGCTACCTCGACGGACCGACCCTGCATATGCTGGGCCGCCGCTCGGACATGATCATCACCGCGGGCACCAACGTCTACCCGCATGAGGTCGAACTTGCCCTGGCCTCCGTTCCCGGTGTGGCCGCTGCCGTAGCGGCCGGCGTCGCCGACGATCTCCGCGGCCAGAAGGTCGTCGCCGGTATTGTGCCCTCCCACGGCGGCGTGACTGCCACCCAGCTGAGGGCGGGCATCGAGGACGTGCTGGCCCGCAACAAGCGGCCACTGGAATATTTTGCCCTCACCGGGCTTCCCCTGACGGACCGCGGCAAGCTCAGCAGGGAACTCCTGCTCGACTGGATCGCCGGCCACGACCCCCGGATCCGGCGCCTTGGCTGA
- a CDS encoding thiolase family protein encodes MAERRPRSLPDDRQPVIIAARRTPICRANGALKSLPAHELLAPVLRGLLSGAGVPPASVTDVVIGNAVGGGGNVARLAALEAGLPVSVPGLTVDRQCGSGLDAIVLASRLVAAGGSGLYLAGGVESISTAPLRARRAAGGAPEFFTRAQFSPRALGDPDMGVAAENVAARFGISRERQDALALRSHRRALASAAAGLFDAETVQPAGAPGPGGFRADRSDDGPRRGLTAAVLARFPAAFAAGGTVTAGNSCFDADGAAAVVITSVERARELGAGDGLLVRDTDTAGVDPQLLGIGAAVAAERLLERCGLTAAEVGLVEFNEAFASQTLACLDRLGIPAERANLDGGALALGHAYGASGAVLVTRLLAQARRTPIEGQLALALISIAGGMGTAALLEYRSLS; translated from the coding sequence TTGGCTGAGCGCCGGCCGCGGAGTCTTCCCGATGACCGGCAGCCGGTCATCATCGCCGCCCGCCGGACCCCGATCTGCCGCGCCAACGGCGCGCTCAAGTCCCTGCCCGCGCACGAACTCCTCGCCCCGGTGCTCCGCGGGCTGCTCAGCGGCGCCGGCGTGCCCCCGGCGTCCGTGACCGACGTGGTAATCGGCAACGCCGTCGGAGGCGGCGGTAACGTGGCCCGGCTCGCTGCCCTCGAGGCCGGACTGCCCGTCAGCGTCCCCGGCCTCACCGTGGACCGCCAGTGCGGTTCCGGACTGGACGCGATCGTGCTGGCTTCCAGGCTTGTGGCCGCCGGCGGGAGCGGCCTGTACCTCGCCGGCGGGGTGGAGAGCATCAGTACGGCGCCGCTCCGGGCCCGCCGCGCCGCCGGCGGCGCCCCGGAATTCTTCACCCGGGCGCAGTTCTCACCCCGGGCCCTGGGGGATCCGGACATGGGGGTCGCCGCCGAAAATGTGGCCGCCCGCTTCGGTATCAGCCGGGAGCGGCAGGACGCGCTGGCGCTGCGCAGCCACCGCCGCGCGCTGGCTTCCGCCGCGGCGGGCCTGTTCGACGCCGAGACCGTCCAGCCCGCCGGCGCCCCCGGACCGGGCGGTTTCCGCGCGGACCGTTCCGACGACGGGCCCCGCCGCGGCCTCACCGCGGCCGTGCTGGCGCGCTTCCCGGCGGCGTTTGCCGCCGGCGGCACGGTGACGGCGGGGAACTCCTGCTTTGACGCGGACGGTGCTGCCGCCGTTGTGATCACTTCGGTGGAACGCGCCCGCGAGCTGGGTGCCGGGGACGGCCTCCTGGTGCGGGACACGGACACCGCCGGGGTGGACCCGCAGCTGCTGGGCATCGGGGCGGCAGTGGCGGCGGAACGCCTGCTGGAACGGTGCGGCCTTACTGCCGCCGAGGTGGGGCTGGTGGAGTTTAACGAGGCGTTCGCCTCGCAGACCCTTGCGTGCCTGGACCGGCTGGGCATCCCCGCGGAACGCGCCAACCTCGACGGCGGGGCCCTGGCCCTGGGGCATGCGTATGGGGCGTCCGGCGCCGTGCTCGTCACCCGGCTGCTGGCCCAGGCCCGCCGCACCCCGATCGAGGGGCAACTGGCGCTGGCACTGATCAGCATCGCCGGCGGAATGGGAACCGCCGCGCTCCTGGAGTACCGGAGCCTGTCCTAG
- a CDS encoding energy-coupling factor transporter transmembrane component T family protein: MSGHGFLLANYVPGTSLLHRAPLWLKFLLVLGCGMASFLIVDWAVAAAALAVMCTLFLLSGAGPLRLFRAVRPVLPVLAMVGLFQWWQLGGPTAARIVLNVLVCIVAASILTATTPVQRLLDGVVSLAGPFRRFGADPERFALTIAIMLRSIPFIAGAYGDVRDSARARGLERNPRALILPVFITTVAFARQTGDALAARGLGEAETGEHAQPTDPADPAGHALP; this comes from the coding sequence GTGAGCGGCCACGGATTCCTGCTGGCCAACTATGTGCCGGGCACCTCGCTGCTGCACCGCGCGCCGCTCTGGCTGAAGTTCCTGCTGGTCCTGGGCTGCGGGATGGCGTCCTTCCTGATCGTGGACTGGGCCGTGGCCGCCGCGGCCCTGGCCGTGATGTGCACCCTGTTCCTGCTCAGCGGCGCGGGTCCGCTCCGGCTCTTCCGGGCGGTCCGGCCCGTGCTGCCGGTGCTTGCGATGGTCGGGCTGTTCCAGTGGTGGCAGCTCGGCGGCCCCACCGCGGCCCGGATCGTCCTGAACGTGCTGGTCTGTATTGTTGCCGCGTCGATCCTCACCGCCACCACCCCGGTGCAGCGGCTGCTGGACGGGGTGGTGTCCCTTGCCGGGCCGTTCCGGCGCTTCGGCGCGGATCCGGAGCGCTTCGCGCTCACGATCGCCATCATGCTCCGCAGCATCCCGTTCATCGCAGGTGCATACGGCGACGTCAGGGACTCCGCGCGGGCCCGCGGTCTGGAGCGCAACCCCAGGGCCCTGATCCTCCCGGTCTTCATCACCACCGTGGCCTTCGCCCGGCAGACCGGCGACGCCCTCGCCGCGCGCGGCCTGGGTGAGGCCGAGACCGGGGAGCATGCCCAGCCAACGGACCCCGCCGATCCCGCGGGCCATGCCCTCCCCTGA
- a CDS encoding biotin transporter BioY, giving the protein MTQTDSTAAGTTTRHRNGWNATDLGLIAVFAALVAASALIAAIPVAGMGVPITVQTLAVMLTGLALGPGRAFAAVGLYVLLGLAGLPIFSGGRSGLGVLAGPSAGYIIGFVFAATAAGWLAVMVFRRTAGRPGRLRAVLLFTAAMVSSIIFVHGLGILGMMVNAKLDFSKAFLADLVFYPGDVIKNALAVTIALALHKAFPDLLIRRTRTGGAVTPAAAPRTAGAKVDHRP; this is encoded by the coding sequence ATGACGCAGACCGACAGCACCGCTGCTGGCACCACCACCCGGCACCGGAACGGCTGGAACGCCACCGACCTGGGACTGATCGCCGTCTTCGCCGCGCTCGTGGCCGCCTCCGCCCTGATTGCGGCTATTCCGGTCGCCGGTATGGGTGTCCCCATCACCGTGCAGACGCTCGCCGTGATGCTCACCGGCCTTGCCCTGGGCCCCGGCAGGGCGTTCGCCGCCGTCGGGCTCTACGTTCTGCTCGGACTCGCCGGGCTGCCGATCTTCAGCGGCGGACGCAGCGGACTCGGGGTCCTGGCCGGCCCCTCGGCCGGCTACATCATCGGCTTCGTGTTTGCGGCAACGGCCGCGGGGTGGCTGGCCGTCATGGTGTTCCGCCGCACGGCGGGCCGTCCCGGCAGGCTCCGCGCGGTTCTGTTGTTCACCGCCGCGATGGTGAGCAGCATCATCTTCGTTCACGGCCTCGGCATCCTCGGAATGATGGTTAACGCGAAGCTGGACTTCTCCAAGGCGTTCCTCGCAGACCTCGTCTTTTACCCCGGAGATGTGATCAAGAACGCACTCGCCGTGACGATCGCGCTGGCGCTGCACAAGGCATTTCCGGATCTGCTGATCCGCCGGACCCGCACCGGAGGTGCTGTCACCCCGGCGGCCGCCCCGCGCACTGCCGGCGCCAAGGTGGATCACCGGCCGTGA
- a CDS encoding ABC-F family ATP-binding cassette domain-containing protein, protein MITVQDLELRAGARLLMDQVSFRIDKGDKIGLVGRNGAGKTTLTRVLAGEGQPAGGKVTRSGEIGYLPQDPRTPDMEQLARDRILSARGLDIAVGKLRQTHEDMASEDAEVQRKAMNRYDRLESEFLAAGGYAAEAEAAAICSNLALPDRLLNQPLKTLSGGQRRRVELARILYSDAETMLLDEPTNHLDADSITWLREFLKNHQGGLIVISHDTELLEATVNKVFLLDPNRAKVDFYNMDWKRYLQQRETDERARKRERANAEKKAQVLFDQANKMRAKATKAVAAQNMAKRAERLLGGLEAVRATDRVAALRFPDPSPCGKTPLTADGLSKSFGSLEIFTDVDLAIDRGSKVVILGLNGAGKTTLLRMLAGVDKPDTGEVVAGHGLKVGYYAQEHETLDVDRTVLQNMRSSAPDMNDAEVRNILGSFLFSGDDVDKPAGVLSGGEKTRLALATIVASSANVLLLDEPTNNLDPASRAEILGALSNYTGAVVLVSHDEGAVAALNPERVVLLPDGIEDHWNEDYLDLITLA, encoded by the coding sequence TTGATTACCGTCCAGGATCTCGAACTGCGCGCCGGCGCCCGCCTCCTTATGGACCAGGTGAGCTTCCGGATCGACAAGGGAGACAAGATCGGCCTTGTGGGCCGTAACGGTGCAGGCAAGACCACGCTCACCCGGGTGCTCGCGGGCGAAGGCCAGCCCGCCGGCGGCAAAGTCACCCGCAGCGGCGAGATCGGCTACCTGCCGCAGGATCCGCGGACCCCGGACATGGAACAGCTGGCCCGCGACCGCATCCTGTCCGCCCGCGGCCTGGACATCGCCGTCGGCAAACTCCGGCAGACACACGAGGACATGGCCAGCGAGGACGCCGAGGTCCAGCGCAAGGCGATGAACCGCTATGACCGGCTGGAATCCGAGTTCCTGGCCGCCGGCGGCTACGCGGCCGAGGCCGAGGCCGCCGCGATCTGCTCCAACCTGGCCCTCCCGGACCGGCTGCTGAACCAGCCGCTCAAGACGCTCTCCGGCGGCCAGCGCCGCCGTGTCGAGCTCGCCCGGATCCTGTACTCCGACGCCGAGACGATGCTCCTCGATGAGCCCACAAACCACCTCGACGCGGATTCCATCACTTGGCTGCGGGAGTTCCTGAAGAACCACCAGGGCGGCCTGATCGTGATCAGCCACGACACCGAGCTGCTTGAGGCCACCGTCAACAAGGTGTTCCTGCTGGATCCCAACCGCGCCAAGGTCGACTTCTACAACATGGACTGGAAGCGCTACCTGCAGCAGCGCGAAACGGACGAGCGGGCCCGCAAGCGGGAGCGCGCCAACGCGGAGAAGAAGGCCCAGGTCCTCTTTGACCAGGCCAACAAGATGCGCGCCAAGGCCACCAAGGCCGTCGCCGCGCAGAACATGGCCAAGCGGGCCGAGCGCCTGCTGGGCGGCCTCGAAGCCGTGCGCGCAACCGACCGCGTGGCAGCATTGCGTTTCCCGGATCCGTCACCCTGCGGCAAGACCCCGCTCACGGCGGATGGCCTCAGCAAGTCCTTTGGCTCACTGGAGATCTTCACCGACGTGGACCTGGCCATCGACCGCGGCTCCAAGGTGGTCATCCTGGGCCTCAACGGCGCCGGTAAAACCACCCTCCTGCGCATGCTGGCCGGCGTCGACAAACCGGACACCGGCGAAGTCGTGGCGGGCCATGGCCTGAAGGTGGGCTACTACGCCCAGGAGCACGAGACGCTCGACGTGGACCGCACCGTGCTGCAGAACATGCGCTCCTCCGCCCCGGACATGAATGACGCGGAAGTCCGCAACATCCTGGGTTCGTTCCTGTTTTCCGGCGACGACGTCGACAAGCCTGCCGGCGTGCTGTCAGGCGGCGAGAAGACCCGGCTGGCCCTGGCGACCATCGTGGCCTCCAGCGCGAACGTGCTGCTCCTCGACGAGCCCACAAACAACCTCGACCCGGCCAGCCGCGCCGAAATCCTCGGGGCCCTGAGCAACTACACGGGCGCCGTAGTGCTCGTGAGCCACGATGAAGGGGCCGTTGCGGCCCTGAACCCCGAGCGCGTCGTGCTGCTGCCCGACGGCATCGAGGACCACTGGAACGAAGATTACCTGGACCTGATTACGCTCGCGTAA
- a CDS encoding IS1380 family transposase, with translation MQVSHKRASVSVSFDEPNLVSVAGLLPVMTLARDAGLQELADEWLSVPTDKGANAGLKVAALVAGMVAGADSIDDMALLRHGGMKRLFTAGYAPSTLGSFLRSFTFGHVRQLDAVASRFLANLGTLAPLLGSPGAADFVFVDVDDTIIEVHGYAKQGSGYGYSGVRGLNALLATVSAKDNAPVILAQRLRKGAANSARGAKRLITDALSTLRRVQTGRRVLCRFDSAYYGHAAVSAALAGGAEVSVTVRMDPAVKRAITGIPEAAWKTIEYTDAVFDETTNIWVSKAEVAETVFTAFSSRKKDEQITGRLVVRRIPELNPKTANGQETLFQTHRHHAFFTTVDATVLDTVGADKTHRKHAIIEQVNADLKDSALAHMPSGVFAANSAWLVAAVMAYNLTRAAGLLAAGHFGKARTGTIRRKLIHVPARIATSARRIRLHLPESWPWQTPWQALFDHLYPPQQPA, from the coding sequence ATGCAAGTTTCCCATAAGCGCGCCTCCGTGTCAGTTTCCTTTGACGAGCCGAATCTCGTGTCGGTGGCCGGGTTGCTGCCGGTGATGACCTTGGCCCGGGACGCCGGGCTGCAGGAACTGGCCGATGAGTGGCTGTCGGTGCCGACGGACAAGGGCGCCAACGCCGGGCTGAAAGTCGCCGCGCTGGTGGCCGGGATGGTCGCCGGCGCGGACAGCATCGATGACATGGCCCTGCTGCGCCACGGCGGGATGAAGCGGCTCTTCACCGCCGGTTATGCACCCTCGACCCTGGGCTCGTTCCTGCGGTCCTTCACGTTTGGGCACGTGCGGCAGTTGGATGCTGTCGCCTCCCGTTTCCTGGCCAACCTGGGGACTCTGGCGCCGCTGCTCGGGAGCCCAGGGGCGGCGGACTTCGTCTTCGTCGATGTTGACGACACGATCATCGAGGTCCACGGCTATGCCAAGCAGGGCTCCGGCTACGGGTATTCCGGGGTCCGCGGCCTGAACGCCCTGCTGGCCACGGTCTCCGCGAAGGACAATGCCCCGGTCATCCTGGCCCAGCGGCTGCGCAAAGGGGCGGCGAACTCGGCCCGCGGAGCCAAACGCCTGATCACCGACGCCCTGTCCACGCTCAGGCGTGTCCAGACCGGCAGGCGGGTGCTCTGCCGGTTCGATTCGGCCTACTACGGCCATGCCGCGGTTTCCGCGGCCCTGGCCGGCGGGGCGGAAGTCTCCGTGACGGTGCGTATGGACCCGGCCGTCAAACGCGCCATCACCGGGATCCCTGAAGCGGCGTGGAAAACCATCGAATACACCGACGCGGTCTTCGATGAGACCACCAACATCTGGGTCTCGAAGGCCGAGGTCGCCGAAACCGTGTTCACCGCGTTCAGCTCCCGCAAAAAGGACGAGCAGATCACCGGCCGCCTCGTCGTGCGCCGCATCCCGGAACTGAACCCGAAAACCGCCAACGGACAGGAAACCCTCTTCCAGACCCACCGGCACCACGCGTTCTTCACCACCGTGGACGCAACGGTCCTGGACACCGTCGGGGCGGACAAAACCCACCGGAAACACGCCATTATTGAGCAGGTCAATGCCGATCTGAAAGACAGCGCCCTGGCCCACATGCCCTCGGGTGTTTTCGCGGCGAACTCGGCCTGGCTGGTCGCCGCGGTCATGGCCTACAACCTCACCCGCGCCGCCGGGCTCCTCGCCGCAGGGCATTTCGGGAAGGCCCGGACCGGAACGATCCGCCGCAAACTCATCCACGTCCCGGCCAGGATCGCCACCAGCGCCCGGCGCATCCGTCTTCATCTGCCCGAATCCTGGCCCTGGCAAACACCATGGCAGGCCCTATTCGACCACCTCTACCCGCCACAGCAACCCGCCTGA